Proteins encoded together in one Solanum lycopersicum chromosome 7, SLM_r2.1 window:
- the LOC138337572 gene encoding uncharacterized protein, whose protein sequence is MDGNPTDGRFRPPDQSIGVENVNVQATNIDLTEGTSSSSSYLREEAIQVATVEADMDELRRQVEIRLNTTGTTGEILRMEDQSNLEMVELLAIEEAKSRVMEAAKLHAIEAAKLQALELAKSRADISRLEVSRQQLISRELSQGDTQIQQGLEGGGQNLDSRQETRIGESSLGCESHSQQIDGTKDDAQQEVEKIQRNPNFTKEKEIDQQRNSNSNTDKENKQQNPRSNRVLAPKEAAYTSQNRQSGILSSEIPTSGHNVQGNIVSTQFNPKNDELVNVTDRTNTVSVRNLDYQHNFPKLTSNFDRNLPRIGNEKQDPPSGTNNFPKKDHIPEPAPYTVIQTYADRLRYNQSKRGENIKLTDPEITTKQGLPAVLYVKEEVVKDLASTYLQNTQNLDIGRTEIDYHQIQQQGVEDQQQGIQEEWQTQKRRNNNQQVRFNHDRTVSHQQQSQTGMITIPTKNTYIDLESQDHTPAGDGRDQYNVYQHNQSHGYTEGTHIQKEKRNKQSRVETQVIKDHQADYQLDNQNTAGIVSMLHSPAIPYRDNVGVADGGEVGRCQVAISSQHANYDKGKNKVVEQGTTSYVEKEPPDKQTVNISDQIINKNNNKTQTTTGNEPIDHQQDKNVDEYRAPDSEDEFDVETQSLEEGIEPGEEFTNSDQIHKGPLIQSSNADEIRDVTGKQGLSPRGRKLLKQNKNTSTSKPNTRARSRGI, encoded by the exons ATGGATGGAAATCCAACTGATGGAAGATTTCGACCCCCAGATCAATCGATAGGGGTTGAAAATGTTAATGTACAGGCCACAAATATCGATTTGACGGAAGGAACATCGTCCTCCTCTTCGTACTTGAGGGAAGAAGCGATCCAAGTCGCAACTGTAGAGGCGGACATGGATGAATTACGTCGACAAGTCGAAATACGGTTAAATACTACTGGCACGACGGGGGAAATACTAAGGATGGAGGATCAGTCGAATTTGGAAATGGTCGAGTTGTTGGCGATAGAGGAAGCGAAATCGCGAGTGATGGAGGCGGCAAAATTGCATGCGATAGAGGCGGCAAAATTACAAGCGTTGGAGTTAGCGAAATCGAGAGCTGATATTAGCCGATTGGAAGTTTCTCGACAACAATTGATTTCGAGGGAACTATCTCAAGGTGATACCCAGATTCAACAAGGTTTGGAAGGAGGGGGTCAAAACCTTGATTCTAGACAAGAAACTCGAATTGGGGAATCATCTTTAGGTTGCGAATCACATTCTCAACAGATTGATGGAACAAAAGATGATGCGCAACAGGAAGTTGAGAAGATC CAAAGAAATCCTAATTTTACCAAGGAAAAGGAGATTGATCAACAAAGAAATTCCAATTCTAACACGGACAAGGAGaataaacaacaaaatccaAGGTCTAATCGAGTTCTTGCTCCTAAGGAGGCAGCATACACTTCTCAAAATCGTCAATCTGGTATTCTCTCATCTGAAATTCCTACTAGTGGTCATAATGTTCAAGGTAATATCGTCTCTACCCAATTTAATCCCAAGAATGATGAATTGGTGAATGTTACTGATAGAACTAACACTGTTTCTGTTAGAAATCTAGATTATCAACATAACTTTCCTAAATTGACTAGTAACTTTGATAGAAATTTACCTAGAATTGGGAATGAGAAACAGGATCCTCCTTCAGGAACTAACAATTTTCCTAAGAAAGATCATATACCTGAACCTGCTCCCTATACAGTTATACAAACTTATGCAGATAGACTTAGATATAATCAATCCAAACGAGGGGAAAACATTAAGCTAACAGACCCTGAAATTACTACTAAACAAGGCTTACCTGCAGTTTTATATGTCAAAGAGGAAGTAGTTAAAGATCTGGCCTCTACTT ATTTACAGAATACTCAGAATTTGGACATTGGTAGAACTGAGATAGACTATCATCAAATACAACAACAAGGTGTTGAAGATCAGCAACAAGGGATTCAAGAAGAATGGCAAACACAAAAGAGAAGGAACAACAATCAACAAGTTAGATTCAACCATGACAGGACTGTATCTCATCAACAACAGTCTCAAACAGGTATGATAACTATTCCTACTAAAAACACATACATTGATCTAGAATCACAGGATCATACACCTGCTGGAGATGGAAGGGATCAATACAATGTCTATCAGCATAATCAAAGTCATGGATACACTGAAGGAACTCATATAcagaaggaaaaaagaaataagcaGTCAAGAGTGGAAACTCAAGTAATTAAAGATCATCAGGCTGATTACCAACTTGACAATCAAAATACAGCAGGTATTGTATCAATGCTCCACTCCCCTGCAATCCCTTATAGAGATAATGTTGGTGTAGCTGATGGAGGTGAGGTTGGAAGATGTCAGGTGGCTATTAGTTCTCAGCATGCTAATTatgataaaggaaaaaataaagttgTTGAACAGGGGACTACTAGTTATGTGGAGAAAGAACCCCCTGATAAACAGACTGTTAATATTTCTgatcaaattattaataaaaataataataaaactcaAACTACTACTGGTAATGAACCTATTGACCACCAACAAGATAAGAATGTTGATGAGTATAGGGCACCTGATTCTGAAGATGAGTTTGATGTGGAAACTCAATCTTTAGAAGAAGGTATTGAACCAGGAGAGGAATTTACTAACTCTGATCAAATTCATAAGGGTCCTTTGATTCAATCCTCTAATGCTGATGAAATTAGAGATGTAACTGGCAAACAAGGGCTTTCTCCTAGAGGcagaaaacttttaaaacaaaataaaaatactagtACAAGTAAACCTAATACTAGAGCTAGAAGTAGAGGGATTTAA